In Candidatus Eisenbacteria bacterium, the following are encoded in one genomic region:
- a CDS encoding dipeptide epimerase: MRLTHEPLPVETAFTFRIAHGEKRRHDNTLVRVQHDGIEGVGEASPSHYYGESPALVAQALEAWAPHLGEDPFALDAIHARLDGVLQGHGSARAALDMALHDWIGRRLAQPVWKLFGLDPTRVPLSCVTLGMAEPAEMDRKLETLVEFPRLKVKLGATGDVENLRRVRAHYKGALQVDANAAWSPADAVRVLRQIEPLGIDLVEQPVARGDLDGLRWVRERSGIPVFADESCHHLRDVGLLAGRVDGINLKLMKTGGLGEMRRMIHAARACGLQVMLGSMVESSLALSAAAQLAPLADVLDLDGHWLLAADPFDGAPRERGRIELSERPGLGVEPVAAFTTPSRA; this comes from the coding sequence ATGCGACTCACGCATGAGCCGCTGCCGGTCGAGACCGCATTCACGTTTCGCATCGCGCACGGCGAGAAGCGCCGCCACGACAACACGCTGGTGCGCGTTCAACACGACGGGATCGAGGGGGTCGGCGAGGCCTCGCCGTCTCACTACTATGGTGAGTCTCCTGCGCTGGTCGCGCAGGCGCTCGAGGCCTGGGCGCCCCACCTCGGCGAAGATCCGTTCGCGCTCGATGCCATTCACGCGCGACTCGACGGCGTGCTGCAGGGCCACGGTTCGGCGCGCGCGGCGCTCGACATGGCGCTTCACGACTGGATCGGGCGCCGGCTCGCGCAGCCGGTCTGGAAGCTGTTCGGGCTCGATCCCACGCGGGTGCCGCTCTCGTGCGTGACGCTGGGGATGGCCGAGCCCGCCGAAATGGATCGCAAGCTCGAGACCCTGGTCGAGTTCCCGCGTCTCAAGGTCAAGCTCGGTGCCACGGGCGACGTCGAAAATCTGCGGCGAGTTCGCGCGCACTACAAGGGTGCGCTGCAGGTCGATGCGAACGCAGCGTGGTCGCCGGCCGATGCCGTGCGCGTGTTGCGCCAGATCGAGCCGCTCGGCATCGACCTGGTCGAGCAGCCGGTCGCTCGTGGTGACCTCGACGGGCTGCGCTGGGTGCGTGAGCGTTCGGGGATCCCGGTGTTCGCAGACGAGAGCTGTCATCACCTGCGCGACGTGGGGTTGCTCGCCGGGCGCGTCGACGGCATCAATCTCAAGCTCATGAAGACCGGCGGCCTCGGCGAAATGCGCCGCATGATCCACGCCGCACGCGCATGCGGTCTCCAGGTGATGCTGGGCTCGATGGTGGAATCGAGTCTCGCCCTGTCCGCGGCTGCGCAGCTCGCGCCGCTCGCCGACGTGCTCGACCTGGACGGTCACTGGCTGCTGGCGGCCGACCCGTTCGACGGCGCGCCGCGCGAGCGCGGACGCATCGAGTTGAGCGAGCGCCCAGGACTCGGCGTCGAGCCCGTCGCCGCGTTCACCACGCCGAGCCGCGCATGA